A stretch of the Vigna radiata var. radiata cultivar VC1973A chromosome 7, Vradiata_ver6, whole genome shotgun sequence genome encodes the following:
- the LOC106766278 gene encoding probable hexokinase-like 2 protein, with translation MRKNVVVVVSTSIAVVVVGALIRKWKQWKEQQLRRMKQIIRRFARESATPLKCLWQVADDMVTSMEDSLAITDDSPSLNMVVSNATLLPLGDEEGFYYGVSLHGRNLLMLCARLGGKNKPISALQRQHISIPDAVMAGSSLEINDYIAKEIAEFVSAHPEIEDSAPAKNKKLGFTLAYPVHQAMPFSVTASEHKNANNPVRQGIMVKDLNRALTNHGMKMHVASLVDETIGGLAGGRYYNRESVVAVNLGATTNAAYVEPAEDVASDLAQSSNSSEQVISMEWGNFYSPNFPSTLYDDILDAESSDPGGRRFEKLISGDFLGEVVRQILLKLAKETALFGCRVPPKLMTPYLIRSSDMAAMHQDTSEDREIVGEKLGEIFEIHNCCPMAREVVAEVCDIVAERGARLAGAGIVGIIKKLGRIKNRKSVVTVEGELYEDYRIFRNYLHSGVWEMLGKDFSDNVIIEHSHGGSGTGALFLAAAQTRAHSSDS, from the exons ATGAGGAAGaatgtggtggtggtggtgagcACAAGTATTGCGGTGGTGGTGGTAGGAGCATTGATCAGAAAGTGGAAGCAATGGAAAGAACAACAGTTGAGGAGAATGAAACAAATAATAAGAAGGTTTGCTAGGGAAAGTGCCACCCCATTAAAATGTCTTTGGCAAGTAGCTGATGATATGGTGACCAGCATGGAAGATTCTCTTGCTATTACCGATGATTCCCCCTCTCTCAACATGGTCGTTTCCAATGCTACATTGCTCCCACTTGG AGATGAAGAAGGATTCTATTATGGGGTTAGTTTGCATGGAAGGAATTTGTTGATGTTGTGTGCGCGACTGGGAGGAAAGAATAAGCCTATCTCTGCCTTACAAAGACAACATATTTCCATCCCTGATGCTGTCATGGCTGGCTCTTCTCTG GAAATAAATGATTACATAGCTAAAGAGATAGCTGAGTTCGTTTCGGCGCATCCTGAGATTGAGGACAGTGCACCCGCCAAAAACAAGAAACTCGGCTTCACATTGGCATATCCAGTTCATCAAGCTATGCCTTTCTCGGTGACAGCATCAGAACACAAAAACGCAAACAACCCA GTTCGACAAGGAATAATGGTGAAGGATCTAAATCGAGCGTTGACGAACCATGGAATGAAAATGCACGTTGCCTCACTG GTTGATGAAACTATTGGAGGCTTGGCCGGTGGAAGATACTATAACAGGGAGAGCGTGGTTGCAGTTAATCTTGGCGCCACCACAAATGCTGCTTATGTAGAACCAGCAGAGGACGTTGCCAGCGATCTCGCACAGTCTTCCAATTCAAGCGAACAG GTGATTAGCATGGAGTGGGGAAACTTCTATTCCCCTAATTTCCCTTCAACATTGTATGACGACATTTTAGATGCTGAAAGCTCAGATCCTGGTGGCCGG CGTTTCGAAAAGCTTATTTCAGGAGACTTTTTGGGAGAAGTTGTGAGACAGATCTTGTTGAAGTTGGCCAAGGAAACAGCCTTGTTTGGATGCAGAGTGCCTCCCAAGTTAATGACTCCTTATTTAATCAG GTCCTCTGATATGGCTGCCATGCATCAAGATACGTCGGAGGATCGGGAAATAGTGGGTGAGAAACTGGGAGAAATTTTCGAG ATCCATAATTGTTGTCCAATGGCACGGGAAGTGGTGGCTGAGGTGTGTGACATAGTAGCAGAGAGGGGTGCACGATTAGCGGGAGCAGGAATTGTGGGAATAATTAAGAAGCTTGGAAGAATTAAGAATAGAAAGAGTGTGGTGACGGTGGAAGGTGAGCTTTATGAGGACTACCGCATTTTCAGAAACTACCTTCATAGCGGTGTGTGGGAAATGCTTGGCAAAGATTTCTCAGACAATGTCATCATTGAACATTCACATGGTGGTTCTGGAACTGGAGCTTTGTTCCTTGCTGCTGCTCAAACTCGAGCACACAGTTCAGATTCTTGA
- the LOC106765710 gene encoding transcription factor bHLH18 isoform X2, which translates to MTQISSTVYLPEFGMEDPTLFHQYPMDSFPFQLDDFDFESFSASPKGSSSHKRLSSESTQNSSLTQSPETSVAPPRPTKQPKTTMSTWSAYATDMIAPKAASSSSSKIISFDKSSASSVSSQQLYKLDAAKLLKKPKIETGYGENLDFSAVASQTFYDNNSFLDYDKHEKKAAATMARNPTQAQDHVIAERKRREKLSQRFIALSALVPGLKKTDKATVLEDAIKYVKQLQERVKILEEQTVDKTVESAIFVKRSVVFSGDDSTYSGENTDQSVPEIEARISGKEVLVRLHCDKHSGRTAAILRELEKHNLTVQSSSFLPFGNNTLDITIVAKMGKDYCLTAKDLIRSLSQCLRQLS; encoded by the exons ATGACACAAATCTCATCGACCGTGTACTTGCCTGAATTT GGAATGGAGGACCCCACTTTGTTTCATCAATACCCGATGGATTCCTTTCCATTCCAGCTCGATGATTTTGACTTTGAGTCATTCTCCGCGTCCCCAAAGGGTTCTTCCTCTCACAAGCGCTTGAGCTCCGAAAGCACACAAAACTCTTCCCTCACTCAAAGTCCTGAAACTTCTGTTGCCCCACCAAGACCAACCAAGCAACCCAAGACTACTATGAGTACCTGGAGTGCTTACGCCACTGACATGATAGCTCCCAAGGCTGCTTCCTCTTCATCCTCCAAAATTATCTCCTTTGACAAATCCAGTGCATCTTCTGTTTCTTCCCAACAACTCTACAAACTCGATGCTGCAAAACTACTGAAGAAGCCTAAAATTGAAACTGGGTATGGTGAGAACCTGGATTTTTCTGCTGTGGCTTCTCAAACTTTCTATGACAACAATAGTTTTCTAGACTATGATAAGCACGAGAAAAAGGCTGCAGCTACAATGGCTAGAAACCCAACCCAAGCTCAAGATCACGTCATAGCCGAAAGAAAACGAAGGGAAAAACTCAGCCAAAGGTTCATTGCTCTTTCAGCCTTAGTTCCTGGACTCAAGAAG ACGGACAAGGCTACCGTCCTGGAGGATGCTATAAAGTACGTGAAACAATTACAAGAACGGGTAAAGATTCTGGAGGAACAAACTGTGGATAAAACAGTTGAATCTGCAATCTTTGTGAAGAGATCTGTTGTCTTCTCCGGAGATGACAGCACCTACTCTGGTGAAAACACTGACCAATCAGTCCCCGAAATTGAAGCAAGAATTTCTGGTAAAGAGGTACTCGTCAGGCTCCACTGCGACAAACACAGTGGACGAACAGCTGCTATACTGAGGGAATTAGAGAAGCATAATCTCACAGTTCAGAGTAGCAGCTTTTTGCCCTTCGGAAATAACACTCTTGACATAACTATTGTTGCTAAG ATGGGGAAGGACTACTGCTTGACTGCAAAAGATCTCATAAGAAGCTTAAGTCAGTGTTTGAGACAGCTTTCATAG
- the LOC106765710 gene encoding transcription factor bHLH18 isoform X1 produces MTQISSTVYLPEFVSTGMEDPTLFHQYPMDSFPFQLDDFDFESFSASPKGSSSHKRLSSESTQNSSLTQSPETSVAPPRPTKQPKTTMSTWSAYATDMIAPKAASSSSSKIISFDKSSASSVSSQQLYKLDAAKLLKKPKIETGYGENLDFSAVASQTFYDNNSFLDYDKHEKKAAATMARNPTQAQDHVIAERKRREKLSQRFIALSALVPGLKKTDKATVLEDAIKYVKQLQERVKILEEQTVDKTVESAIFVKRSVVFSGDDSTYSGENTDQSVPEIEARISGKEVLVRLHCDKHSGRTAAILRELEKHNLTVQSSSFLPFGNNTLDITIVAKMGKDYCLTAKDLIRSLSQCLRQLS; encoded by the exons ATGACACAAATCTCATCGACCGTGTACTTGCCTGAATTTGTAAGCACA GGAATGGAGGACCCCACTTTGTTTCATCAATACCCGATGGATTCCTTTCCATTCCAGCTCGATGATTTTGACTTTGAGTCATTCTCCGCGTCCCCAAAGGGTTCTTCCTCTCACAAGCGCTTGAGCTCCGAAAGCACACAAAACTCTTCCCTCACTCAAAGTCCTGAAACTTCTGTTGCCCCACCAAGACCAACCAAGCAACCCAAGACTACTATGAGTACCTGGAGTGCTTACGCCACTGACATGATAGCTCCCAAGGCTGCTTCCTCTTCATCCTCCAAAATTATCTCCTTTGACAAATCCAGTGCATCTTCTGTTTCTTCCCAACAACTCTACAAACTCGATGCTGCAAAACTACTGAAGAAGCCTAAAATTGAAACTGGGTATGGTGAGAACCTGGATTTTTCTGCTGTGGCTTCTCAAACTTTCTATGACAACAATAGTTTTCTAGACTATGATAAGCACGAGAAAAAGGCTGCAGCTACAATGGCTAGAAACCCAACCCAAGCTCAAGATCACGTCATAGCCGAAAGAAAACGAAGGGAAAAACTCAGCCAAAGGTTCATTGCTCTTTCAGCCTTAGTTCCTGGACTCAAGAAG ACGGACAAGGCTACCGTCCTGGAGGATGCTATAAAGTACGTGAAACAATTACAAGAACGGGTAAAGATTCTGGAGGAACAAACTGTGGATAAAACAGTTGAATCTGCAATCTTTGTGAAGAGATCTGTTGTCTTCTCCGGAGATGACAGCACCTACTCTGGTGAAAACACTGACCAATCAGTCCCCGAAATTGAAGCAAGAATTTCTGGTAAAGAGGTACTCGTCAGGCTCCACTGCGACAAACACAGTGGACGAACAGCTGCTATACTGAGGGAATTAGAGAAGCATAATCTCACAGTTCAGAGTAGCAGCTTTTTGCCCTTCGGAAATAACACTCTTGACATAACTATTGTTGCTAAG ATGGGGAAGGACTACTGCTTGACTGCAAAAGATCTCATAAGAAGCTTAAGTCAGTGTTTGAGACAGCTTTCATAG